TTGCTCTGCTTTACTTTAAGCTACAAACGAAAATTTAACCCTGTCTCAAGAAGTTCTCCAGTATTTTGTACCCATGCTCGCTCATGATCGATTCCGGGTGAAACTGGACTCCTGCTACCGGGTAGCGCCTGTGGCATATTCCCATAATCTCGCCATCCCCGGTCCAGGCGGTCACCTCAAGGCAATCCGGAATGCATTCCGGATCCAAAATAAGGGAATGGTACCTGACGGCATAAAAAGGAGAGGGTACGCCCCGAAAAATCGACCTGCCGCTGTGGTGGACAAGGGATGTTTTCCCGTGCATCACTTTTCCCGCCTGCACCACCTTGCCGCCAAAAGCCTGCCCAATGGCCTGATGGCCCAGGCAAACGCCAAGGATGGGTATCACCCCTGCAAAACGGCTGATTACCGGCAGGGAAATTCCTGCCTTGCTGGGAGTACACGGACCGGGGGAAATGACAATATACTCCGGTTTAAGACTATTAATTTTGTCACAGGTAATCCTGTCGTTCCGGCAGACCAGCACCTTTTCGCCCAGTTCGGCAAAATACTGTGCCAGGTTGTAAGTAAAAGAATCGTAATTGTCAATTACCAAAACCATCGCAAAACCTCTCCAGCAGATGAGATGTATCATAATTGGTTAAACAGTAAAAGTCATGTGGACGGCCCTGTCAGTCCCCTGTAAGCGCCTTTAAAAGCGCCATGGCCTTGTTTACCGTTTCCTCGTATTCACAGGCGGGGTCGGAATCGGATACAATACCTGCACCCGCCTGGACACTGGCATACCCCCCGTGAATTACTGCGGTTCTGATTGCTATGGCGGTATCCATATTTCCTGAAAAACCGAAATATCCTGCGGCGCCGGCATAAACTCCCCGTGCCTCCGGCTCCAGTTCGCTGATTATCTGCATTGCCCGCACCTTGGGAGCGCCCGTTACGGTGCCGGCAGGGAAACAGGCCTTCAAGGCATCAAAGCAGTTCTTTCCCGGTGCCAGCCTGCCGGTAAGCCTGGAAACCAGGTGCATAACATGCGAAAATTTTTCCACTTCCATAAAGCGGGCTACCTTTACTGTGCCCGTTTCGCACACTTTCCCCAGGTCATTCCGTCCCAGGTCCACCAGCATCAGGTGTTCCGCTTTTTCCTTGGCATTTCCGAGCAAATCGGCTGCTAGCGACTCGTCTGCAGCGCGGTCCTTCCCCCTGGGGCGGGTACCTGCTATCGGGCAGGTTTCCACCAGTCCGTCTTCAACCCGTACCAGCATTTCGGGGGAAGCCCCGACCACCGCGGCCGGACCAAAATCAAGGTAAAAAAGGTAAGGCGAAGGGTTTAACTCTCTCAGCCGGCAGTAGGCATCAAAGGCCTCCCCCCGGAAGGGCAGGCGCAGTTTCCTGGAAAGAACCACCTGAAGAATGTCACCCGCCCTTATGTATTGCTTGGCCTTAACCACTTTTTTTATAAAATCTTCCCTGGAGATGCTGGCTTCGGCCGGGCTGCCGGCAAGGCCCCCGCCGTCGCTCCCGCCCTCCGCACAAGCCCTGCTATGTACGGCTTTAATGGTTTCTTCAATCTTCCTTTCAGCATCATCATATGCCAGGTCCGGTTTTTCTCCAGGCAGGCTGTTAACGACAACCGTTAAAGTGCGCCTGA
The window above is part of the Pelotomaculum thermopropionicum SI genome. Proteins encoded here:
- the PabA gene encoding anthranilate/para-aminobenzoate synthases component II, with amino-acid sequence MVLVIDNYDSFTYNLAQYFAELGEKVLVCRNDRITCDKINSLKPEYIVISPGPCTPSKAGISLPVISRFAGVIPILGVCLGHQAIGQAFGGKVVQAGKVMHGKTSLVHHSGRSIFRGVPSPFYAVRYHSLILDPECIPDCLEVTAWTGDGEIMGICHRRYPVAGVQFHPESIMSEHGYKILENFLRQG
- the TrpE gene encoding anthranilate/para-aminobenzoate synthases component I; translation: MNAPGRAEYLNLSKEFNLIPVSCQIDAGLETPTSIFRKVRPAGPAYLLESGEGGEKLGRYSFIGFDPFLVFASRGKDSQVINFGRQAKFRGPPLDSLERILSVFKVAANSGLPRFFGGAVGYVNYETVRFIEDIKVKLEHAPVLPECSFMIAGTVLIFDNVRRTLTVVVNSLPGEKPDLAYDDAERKIEETIKAVHSRACAEGGSDGGGLAGSPAEASISREDFIKKVVKAKQYIRAGDILQVVLSRKLRLPFRGEAFDAYCRLRELNPSPYLFYLDFGPAAVVGASPEMLVRVEDGLVETCPIAGTRPRGKDRAADESLAADLLGNAKEKAEHLMLVDLGRNDLGKVCETGTVKVARFMEVEKFSHVMHLVSRLTGRLAPGKNCFDALKACFPAGTVTGAPKVRAMQIISELEPEARGVYAGAAGYFGFSGNMDTAIAIRTAVIHGGYASVQAGAGIVSDSDPACEYEETVNKAMALLKALTGD